From one Trifolium pratense cultivar HEN17-A07 linkage group LG1, ARS_RC_1.1, whole genome shotgun sequence genomic stretch:
- the LOC123903111 gene encoding serine/threonine-protein kinase Nek2 isoform X2 has protein sequence MEQYEVLEQIGKGAFGSALLVRHKHEKKKYVLKKIRLARQTERSRRSAHQEMELISKLRNPFIVEYKDSWVEKGCYVCIIIGYCEGGDMAEAIKKTNGVLFPEEKLCRWLVQLLMALDYLHMNHILHRDVKCSNIFLTKDRDIRLGDFGLAKMLTSDDLASSVVGTPSYMCPELLADIPYGSKSDIWSLGCCIYEMAGQKPAFKAFDIQALIIKISKSIVAPLPTKYSSSFRSLVKSMLRKNPELRPSASELLAHPHLQSYVLKIHLKLNSPRRSTLPVHWRESKYTKKTRFLVPKDDTVGRDKRYSYSNDRTLNPSVSGADQDSVCSTLEIGCTSDHLSQRLAELCTGDSRDMKSVHKPVVSRTSSIAKAPKLTSSKVVSATNRKSMEPSKNHKLPVSHSITNSSHTNRRASFPLPTRGGIQQLPCRPSDGLLSHVSSPDISVNSPRIDRIAEFPLASYEDCLFPITKTSTAAQGSLGFPSRDNYSTMIDKCTIEVNDRASIKPSSTDDWQGIKRSMLKEIHEDKSGSSDQNATAGASSYTSSDLQRRQFDTSSFQQRAEALEGLLEFSARLLQQARYDELGVLLKPFGPEKVSPRETAIWLSKSFKGNTNNTEESQ, from the exons ATGGAGCAGTATGAAGTACTTGAGCAAATTGGAAAAGGTGCTTTTGGTTCTGCACTTCTTGTGAGACATAAACATGAGAAGAAAAA ATATGTGCTTAAGAAGATTAGACTTGCCCGCCAAACTGAGCGGTCTCGCAGATCTGCACACCAGGAG ATGGAGCTTATATCTAAATTACGAAACCCATTTATTGTGGAGTATAAAGATTCATGGGTAGAAAAG GGTTGCTATGTCTGCATTATTATAGGTTATTGTGAGGGTGGAGATAT GGCGGAAGCTATAAAGAAGACTAACGGTGTTCTGTTTCCGGAGgag AAACTTTGCAGATGGCTCGTTCAACTTCTAATGGCACTTGACTACCTGCACATGAATCACATTCTTCATCGTGATGTCAAG TGTTCAAATATCTTCTTGACGAAAGATCGTGACATACGTCTCG GTGATTTTGGACTTGCCAAAATGTTGACTTCTGATGATCTtgcttcctct GTTGTGGGAACTCCTAGCTACATGTGCCCTGAGCTCCTTGCTGATATACCTTATGGTTCTAAATCAGATATTTGGTCCTTGG GATGTTGTATATACGAAATGGCAGGACAAAAGCCTGCATTCAAAGCATTT GATATACAAGCATTGATTATCAAGATTAGTAAGTCCATAGTGGCTCCACTACCAACCAAATATTCTAGTTCATT TCGAAGTCTGGTTAAAAGCATGCTGCGGAAAAATCCAGAGCTGAGGCCCAGT GCTTCTGAGCTTCTTGCGCACCCGCATCTTCAATCATATGTTCTAAAGATCCATCTCAAACTCAATAGCCCCAGGCGAAGTACATTGCCTGTTCATTGGCGAGAGTCAAAATACACTAAGAAAACTAGATTTTTAGTTCCAAAAGATGACACTGTCGGTAGGGATAAGCGCTATTCTTACAGTAATGATCGGACTCTAAATCCTAGTGTATCTGGAGCTGATCAAGATTCTGTATGCTCTACCCTAGAAATAGGTTGTACATCTGATCATTTGAGTCAAAGGTTAGCAGAATTATGTACAGGAGATAGCCGTGACATGAAGTCAGTCCATAAACCTGTTGTTTCCAGAACTTCTAGTATTGCTAAGGCTCCAAAGCTCACTTCATCAAAAGTTGTTTCTGCCACCAACAGGAAATCAATGGAACCTTCGAAGAATCATAAG CTCCCTGTTTCACATAGCATCACAAATTCTTCTCATACAAATCGCAGAGCATCATTTCCTTTGCCAACAAGGGGAGGTATTCAGCAGCTTCCTTGCAGGCCCAGTGATGGTTTGCTTAGCCATGTGTCTTCACCAGATATCTCAGTTAACTCTCCCCGTATTGATAGGATAGCTGAATTCCCATTAGCATCATATGAAGATTGTTTGTTCCCTATCACTAAAACGTCAACTGCCGCACAAGGTTCCTTAGGATTCCCATCTCGTGACAATTACTCAACTATGATAGACAAATGTACAATAGAGGTCAATGATAGAGCCTCTATTAAGCCTAGTAGTACCGATGATTGGCAGGGAATCAAGCGCAGCATGTTAAAGGAAATTCACGAGGATAAAAGTGGTTCCTCTGATCAAAATGCAACGGCAGGTGCATCAAGCTACACATCTTCAGACTTGCAACGCCGGCAGTTTGACACTTCATCTTTTCAGCAAAGGGCTGAAGCCTTAGAAGGGTTGCTTGAGTTTAGTGCAAGATTGCTCCAGCAAGCTAGGTATGATGAACTTGGAGTTTTGTTGAAACCATTTGGTCCGGAGAAAGTTTCGCCAAGAGAAACTGCTATCTGGTTGAGCAAGAGCTTCAAAGGGAACACTAACAACACCGAAGAGTCCCAGTAA
- the LOC123903111 gene encoding serine/threonine-protein kinase Nek2 isoform X1, giving the protein MEQYEVLEQIGKGAFGSALLVRHKHEKKKYVLKKIRLARQTERSRRSAHQEMELISKLRNPFIVEYKDSWVEKGCYVCIIIGYCEGGDMAEAIKKTNGVLFPEEKLCRWLVQLLMALDYLHMNHILHRDVKCSNIFLTKDRDIRLGDFGLAKMLTSDDLASSVVGTPSYMCPELLADIPYGSKSDIWSLGCCIYEMAGQKPAFKAFDIQALIIKISKSIVAPLPTKYSSSFRSLVKSMLRKNPELRPSASELLAHPHLQSYVLKIHLKLNSPRRSTLPVHWRESKYTKKTRFLVPKDDTVGRDKRYSYSNDRTLNPSVSGADQDSVCSTLEIGCTSDHLSQRLAELCTGDSRDMKSVHKPVVSRTSSIAKAPKLTSSKVVSATNRKSMEPSKNHKVVKQALPVSHSITNSSHTNRRASFPLPTRGGIQQLPCRPSDGLLSHVSSPDISVNSPRIDRIAEFPLASYEDCLFPITKTSTAAQGSLGFPSRDNYSTMIDKCTIEVNDRASIKPSSTDDWQGIKRSMLKEIHEDKSGSSDQNATAGASSYTSSDLQRRQFDTSSFQQRAEALEGLLEFSARLLQQARYDELGVLLKPFGPEKVSPRETAIWLSKSFKGNTNNTEESQ; this is encoded by the exons ATGGAGCAGTATGAAGTACTTGAGCAAATTGGAAAAGGTGCTTTTGGTTCTGCACTTCTTGTGAGACATAAACATGAGAAGAAAAA ATATGTGCTTAAGAAGATTAGACTTGCCCGCCAAACTGAGCGGTCTCGCAGATCTGCACACCAGGAG ATGGAGCTTATATCTAAATTACGAAACCCATTTATTGTGGAGTATAAAGATTCATGGGTAGAAAAG GGTTGCTATGTCTGCATTATTATAGGTTATTGTGAGGGTGGAGATAT GGCGGAAGCTATAAAGAAGACTAACGGTGTTCTGTTTCCGGAGgag AAACTTTGCAGATGGCTCGTTCAACTTCTAATGGCACTTGACTACCTGCACATGAATCACATTCTTCATCGTGATGTCAAG TGTTCAAATATCTTCTTGACGAAAGATCGTGACATACGTCTCG GTGATTTTGGACTTGCCAAAATGTTGACTTCTGATGATCTtgcttcctct GTTGTGGGAACTCCTAGCTACATGTGCCCTGAGCTCCTTGCTGATATACCTTATGGTTCTAAATCAGATATTTGGTCCTTGG GATGTTGTATATACGAAATGGCAGGACAAAAGCCTGCATTCAAAGCATTT GATATACAAGCATTGATTATCAAGATTAGTAAGTCCATAGTGGCTCCACTACCAACCAAATATTCTAGTTCATT TCGAAGTCTGGTTAAAAGCATGCTGCGGAAAAATCCAGAGCTGAGGCCCAGT GCTTCTGAGCTTCTTGCGCACCCGCATCTTCAATCATATGTTCTAAAGATCCATCTCAAACTCAATAGCCCCAGGCGAAGTACATTGCCTGTTCATTGGCGAGAGTCAAAATACACTAAGAAAACTAGATTTTTAGTTCCAAAAGATGACACTGTCGGTAGGGATAAGCGCTATTCTTACAGTAATGATCGGACTCTAAATCCTAGTGTATCTGGAGCTGATCAAGATTCTGTATGCTCTACCCTAGAAATAGGTTGTACATCTGATCATTTGAGTCAAAGGTTAGCAGAATTATGTACAGGAGATAGCCGTGACATGAAGTCAGTCCATAAACCTGTTGTTTCCAGAACTTCTAGTATTGCTAAGGCTCCAAAGCTCACTTCATCAAAAGTTGTTTCTGCCACCAACAGGAAATCAATGGAACCTTCGAAGAATCATAAGGTGGTAAAGCAAGCT CTCCCTGTTTCACATAGCATCACAAATTCTTCTCATACAAATCGCAGAGCATCATTTCCTTTGCCAACAAGGGGAGGTATTCAGCAGCTTCCTTGCAGGCCCAGTGATGGTTTGCTTAGCCATGTGTCTTCACCAGATATCTCAGTTAACTCTCCCCGTATTGATAGGATAGCTGAATTCCCATTAGCATCATATGAAGATTGTTTGTTCCCTATCACTAAAACGTCAACTGCCGCACAAGGTTCCTTAGGATTCCCATCTCGTGACAATTACTCAACTATGATAGACAAATGTACAATAGAGGTCAATGATAGAGCCTCTATTAAGCCTAGTAGTACCGATGATTGGCAGGGAATCAAGCGCAGCATGTTAAAGGAAATTCACGAGGATAAAAGTGGTTCCTCTGATCAAAATGCAACGGCAGGTGCATCAAGCTACACATCTTCAGACTTGCAACGCCGGCAGTTTGACACTTCATCTTTTCAGCAAAGGGCTGAAGCCTTAGAAGGGTTGCTTGAGTTTAGTGCAAGATTGCTCCAGCAAGCTAGGTATGATGAACTTGGAGTTTTGTTGAAACCATTTGGTCCGGAGAAAGTTTCGCCAAGAGAAACTGCTATCTGGTTGAGCAAGAGCTTCAAAGGGAACACTAACAACACCGAAGAGTCCCAGTAA
- the LOC123903109 gene encoding lysine-specific histone demethylase 1 homolog 2-like, whose translation MATPSSDESVSRRASLRKKVNLRNYNEGLIDDDFFDEKLDTSLKKKKGKSKEDLQKEANTESMIAFSLGFPIDALLENEIRAGVVGQLGGKEQNDYIVVRNHILALWRGNVRRWLTRGRVRETVSNEFAHLINNAYDFLLYNGYINFGVLPSFTSQLPEATEGTVVIIGAGLAGLAAARQLLSFGYKVAVLEGRNRPGGRVYTQKIGKEGNFAAMDLGGSVITGIHANPLAVLARQLSIPLHTVRANCPLYKPNGEPVDKEIDSSVEFVFNKLLDKVMELRKIMGGFSSDTSLGSVFETLKSLYGVAQSTDEKQLLDWHLANLEYANAGCLSNISAAHWDQDDPFEMGGDHCFLAGGNWRLIKAMCEGVPIFYGKTVNTIRYGDEGVEIIAGDQVFQADFALCTVPLGVLKKKAISFQPELPARKLESIERMGFGLLNKVAMVFPHVFWGEDLDAFGCLNEKSHDRGEFFLFYGYHTVSGGSGLIALVAGEAAQTFETTDPTILLHRVLTTLKGIFQPKGITVPDPIQSICTRWGSDPLSYGSYSHVSVQSSGKDYDILAENVGNRLFFAGEATCRQYPATMHGAFMSGLREASRIYHLTRVQQAYPKKALSKNIEQSTSILLNLFKRPDLEFGNFAFVFDLSSEDMQSKAILQLTFGGTEENYKDILTCYPNTTKLPLQLYTIISREQVHQMQEITGDENRLSYLTKNLGLKLMGINALLITGNTVIDNIAGFRKTKRYRTVITQQPYNQ comes from the exons ATGGCAACTCCGTCTTCGGATGAATCTGTTTCGAGGCGTGCTTCGCTGAGAAAGAAAGTTAATTTGCGGAATTATAATGAGGGTTTGatagatgatgatttttttgatGAGAAGTTGGATACtagtttgaagaagaagaagggtaAGTCCAAAGAAGATTTGCAGAAAGAAGCTAACACCGAGTCTATGATTGCATTTTCGCTCGGTTTCCCTATTGATGCTTTGCTTGAGAATGAGATTCGTGCTGGGGTTGTTGGACAGTTGGGTGGGAAAGAGCAAAATGATTATATTGTTGTTAGGAATCATATATTGGCTCTTTGGAGGGGGAATGTTAGGAGGTGGTTGACAAGGGGACGGGTTAGAGAAACTGTGAGTAATGAGTTTGCACATTTGATTAACAATGCTTATGATTTTCTTTTGTATAATGGGTACATAAATTTTGGGGTTCTGCCGTCGTTTACTTCTCAGTTGCCTGAGGCGACGGAAGGGACTGTGGTTATTATTGGTGCTGGCCTTGCTGGGTTGGCTGCCGCGAGGCAGCTATTGTCGTTTGGTTACAAAGTTGCGGTGTTAGAAGGTAGGAACCGTCCTGGTGGTAGAGTTTATACGCAAAAGATTGGCAAAGAGGGTAATTTTGCGGCCATGGATCTTGGTGGGAGTGTTATTACAGGAATTCATGCCAACCCTTTAGCGGTTCTAGCACGCCAGCTTTCCATTCCTCTGCATACAGTTAGAGCGAATTGCCCTTTATACAAGCCGAATGGGGAACCGGTTGATAAGGAAATTGATTCAAGTGTTGAATTTGTTTTCAATAAGTTGCTTGACAAAGTTATGGAGCTGAGGAAAATTATGGGTGGATTTTCAAGTGATACCTCACTTGGTTCAGTCTTCGAGACACTCAAGAGTTTATACGGTGTGGCTCAAAGTACCGATGAGAAGCAATTGCTCGATTGGCATCTTGCGAATTTAGAATATGCAAATGCTGGATGTCTTTCAAATATTTCAGCTGCTCATTGGGATCAGGATGATCCTTTTGAAATGGGTGGTGATCATTGTTTTCTTGCTGGAGGCAATTGGAGATTGATAAAAGCTATGTGTGAAGGAGTTCCTATTTTTTATGGGAAAACCGTCAACACTATCAGATATGGAGATGAGGGTGTTGAAATTATTGCTGGGGATCAAGTCTTTCAAGCGGATTTCGCCTTATGTACCGTACCTCTTGGAGTTTTGAAAAAGAAGGCCATTAGTTTTCAACCTGAATTACCTGCAAGAAAGCTTGAATCAATTGAGAGGATGGGTTTTGGGCTTCTGAACAAAGTTGCTATGGTTTTTCCACATGTATTTTGGGGGGAAGATCTGGATGCATTTGGATGTCTCAACGAAAAGAGTCACGATCGTGGggaattctttttattttacggTTACCACACTGTTTCTGGGGGCTCAGGACTTATTGCGCTTGTGGCTGGGGAAGCTGCACAAACCTTTGAAACCACGGACCCAACCATCTTACTTCATCGGGTTTTGACCACTCTAAAAG GTATTTTTCAACCTAAAGGCATCACTGTACCTGATCCAATACAGTCAATCTGTACCAGATGGGGAAGCGATCCCCTTTCTTATGGTTCATATTCTCATGTTAGCGTGCAATCATCTGGTAAGGACTATGATATACTTGCTGAAAATGTGGGAAACCGACTGTTCTTTGCGGGTGAGGCCACTTGTAGGCAATATCCAGCCACTATGCATGGGGCTTTCATGAGTGGCTTGCGGGAAGCTTCGCGCATATACCACTTAACCCGTGTTCAGCAAGCTTATCCTAAGAAGGCCCTGTCGAAGAATATAGAACAAAGCACCAGCATCTTGCTTAATTTATTCAAGAGGCCTGATTTGGAATTTGGGAATTTCGCTTTCGTATTTGATCTTTCATCGGAAGATATGCAGTCGAAGGCGATTCTGCAGCTGACTTTTGGTGGTACTGAAGAAAATTATAAGGATATATTAACCTGCTATCCAAATACCACAAAGTTACCATTGCAGCTTTACACCATCATATCCCGTGAACAGGTGCATCAAATGCAGGAAATTACTGGTGATGAAAATAGGTTGTCATATTTGACTAAAAACCTTGGGTTGAAGCTAATGGGTATAAATGCTTTACTCATTACCGGTAACACTGTAATAGATAACATTGCTGGTTTCCGAAAAACCAAGAGGTACCGCACAGTTATCACGCAACAACCCTATAACCAATGA